One region of Miscanthus floridulus cultivar M001 chromosome 19, ASM1932011v1, whole genome shotgun sequence genomic DNA includes:
- the LOC136526703 gene encoding uncharacterized protein, whose product MKHQPPPPPRRWGVVAAVVALVLLACLQIQYQHLKVDLGKAGFASATQENNAIPSRNRIRWGTARIRKAANGADSLPRGIVQRHSDMSLRPLWEDDAASTHKNKNGDHSALLAMAVGISQIKNVDTMARKFLKENYAVMLFHYDGNVDGWRHLEWSDKAIHILAHNQTKWWFAKRFLHPDVMAIYDFIFLWDEDLGVENFNPRRYLDIMVSEGLEITQPALDPDLSTDIHHRITIRNKMTKVHRRIYDNRPSMNCSDESKGPPCTGWVEGMAPVFSRAAWKCVWHLIQNDLIHGWGLDMKLGYCAQGDRTEKVGVIDSEYVVHQGIPSLGGPSLSSKTPRRSLDLRTHIRRQSSAELEKFKERWNRAVREDEGWRDPFDS is encoded by the exons ATGAAgcaccagccgccgccgccgccgcgccgctggGGCGTCGTGGCGGCGGTCGTCGCGCTCGTCCTCCTCGCCTGCCTCCAGATCCAGTACCAGCACCTCAAG GTGGATCTCGGCAAGGCCGGCTTTGCCTCTGCCACGCAAGAGAATAACGCGATCCCCAGCCGCAATCGCATTCGCTGGGGGACCGCCAGGATCAGGAAGGCAGCCAACGGAGCCGACTCCTTGCCGCGCGGGATTGTCCAGCGCCACTCCGACATGTCCCTCCGCCCGCTCTGGGAGGACGATGCTGCTTCCACCCACAAG AACAAAAATGGTGACCACAGTGCTCTCCTCGCCATGGCAGTCGGCATCTCCCAAATAAAAAACGTTGACACTATGGCTCGTAAG TTTCTGAAGGAAAACTATGCAGTCATGCTCTTCCATTATGATGGAAATGTAGATGGATGGCGTCATCTTGAGTGGAGTGATAAGGCCATACACATCCTTGCTCACAACCAAACAAAATG GTGGTTTGCTAAGCGTTTTTTGCATCCTGATGTCATGGCTATCTATGATTTCATCTTTCTATGGGATGAAGACCTTGGAGTGGAGAACTTCAACCCAAGAAG ATATCTTGATATAATGGTTTCCGAAGGATTAGAAATAACACAACCTGCTCTGGACCCTGATCTATCAACCGATATCCACCATCGGATCACAATCCGCAATAAGATGACAAAAGTTCACAG GAGAATATATGACAATCGGCCTAGTATGAATTGTTCTGATGAGAGCAAAGGACCTCCTTGTACAGG GTGGGTAGAGGGCATGGCACCAGTTTTTTCTCGCGCTGCTTGGAAATGTGTATGGCATCTAATTCAG AACGATCTGATTCATGGATGGGGCCTTGACATGAAACTTGGTTATTGTGCTCAG GGTGATCGAACTGAGAAAGTTGGTGTAATTGACAGTGAGTATGTTGTTCATCAAGGGATACCATCTTTAGGAGGGCCATCGCTTAGCAGCAAG ACACCTCGAAGATCATTGGATTTGAGGACCCAT ATACGAAGACAATCATCAGCTGAGCTAGAGAAGTTCAAAGAGCGGTGGAACAGGGCTGTAAGGGAAGATGAAGGATGGAGGGATCCTTTCGATTCTTGA